A single region of the Xenopus laevis strain J_2021 chromosome 4L, Xenopus_laevis_v10.1, whole genome shotgun sequence genome encodes:
- the LOC121402847 gene encoding protein spinster homolog 1-like isoform X1, translating to MDILIIPSFCLSVADFSFSQLWAWSMSEAHNILSLPSGFAIVFALVNPFFGHLSDQISRRTLMCLGVTYWTLFVASCSVIPQEWGWTIPFIRSAVAAIESFFAGISLTLIDDLCPPENRRGPLCMFNSFSYIMG from the exons ATGGATATACTTATCATTccctctttctgtctgtctgtagcaGATTTCTCTTTTAGTCAGTTGTGGGCTTGGTCCATGTCTGAAGCTCACAATATTCTCTCTCTTCCTTCAGGTTTTGCTATTGTTTTTGCCTTGGTCAATCCATTCTTTGGACATCTATCAGATCAGATCAGCCGGAGGACCCTCATGTGTCTGGGAGTAACGTATTGGACTCTGTTTGTTGCGAGCTGTTCCGTAATTCCCCAGGAG TGGGGTTGGACCATCCCTTTTATACGGAGTGCCGTGGCCGCAATAGAAAGTTTTTTTGCAGGCATTTCCCTGACCCTGATTGATGACCTGTGCCCACCTGAAAATCGACGAGGGCCTTTATGCATGTTTAACAGTTTCAGCTATATAATGGGGTAA
- the LOC121402847 gene encoding protein spinster homolog 1-like isoform X2: MDTYLAEGVMPLIEAEYELSIDKVARVETCFAIVFALVNPFFGHLSDQISRRTLMCLGVTYWTLFVASCSVIPQEWGWTIPFIRSAVAAIESFFAGISLTLIDDLCPPENRRGPLCMFNSFSYIMG, encoded by the exons ATGGACACATATCTAGCTGAAG GTGTTATGCCGTTGATTGAAGCAGAATATGAACTCTCCATTGACAAAGTTGCGAGAGTAgaaacat GTTTTGCTATTGTTTTTGCCTTGGTCAATCCATTCTTTGGACATCTATCAGATCAGATCAGCCGGAGGACCCTCATGTGTCTGGGAGTAACGTATTGGACTCTGTTTGTTGCGAGCTGTTCCGTAATTCCCCAGGAG TGGGGTTGGACCATCCCTTTTATACGGAGTGCCGTGGCCGCAATAGAAAGTTTTTTTGCAGGCATTTCCCTGACCCTGATTGATGACCTGTGCCCACCTGAAAATCGACGAGGGCCTTTATGCATGTTTAACAGTTTCAGCTATATAATGGGGTAA